One stretch of Maylandia zebra isolate NMK-2024a linkage group LG13, Mzebra_GT3a, whole genome shotgun sequence DNA includes these proteins:
- the heatr5b gene encoding HEAT repeat-containing protein 5B isoform X1: MELAHSLLLNEDALAQITEAKRPVFIFEWLRFLDKVLVAANKVDVKEKQKKLVEQLTGLISSAPGPPTRKLLAKNLATLYSIGDTFTVFQTLDKCNDIIKSKDDTPAYLPTKLAAVACVGAFYEKMGRMLGSSFPDTINNLLKALKSAESQGRGEILLSLQKVLSGLGGAAASCHRDIYKNARSLLTDRSMAVRCAVAKCLLELQNEAVFMWTTELENVATLCFKSLEGSNYGVRVAVAKLLGTVMATALMPKQAAVMRQNVKRATLEEVLELMATGFLRGGSGFLKSGGEMLKGGGSVSREVRVGVTQAYVVFVTTLGGQWLERNFATFLSHVLDLVSHPRATQTHVEAVYSRRCVSFMLRATLGGLLGEKAQIAAGKEICQAISKQMRAVGKEDGGEISRFRALQKAVVNDISGENKAGAGDVSASQHVMVCALKELGSLVQSLSATASPLIQEPSVGLLETVTSVLLHPSMAARLAAAWCLRCVAVALPYQLTPLLDRCAERINNLKSSPEAVSGYSFAMAALLGGVHQCPLGIPHTKGKLVVSIAEDLLRTAAQNSRLSLQRTQAGWLLLGALMTLGPSLVRYHLPKMLLLWRNVFPRSQKELEAEKARGDSFTWQVTLEGRAGALCAMRSFVAHCPELLTEDVIRRLMTPIECAMTMMSHVPAIIKVHGAHLKASAAMVRLRLYDILALLPPKTYEGSFNALLRELVAEFTLTDNSANTTTSLLRSLCHYDDSVLMGSWLQETDHKSIEDQLQPNSASGSGALEHDPSSIYLRVPVGEAIPGPLPLGVSVIDASVALFGVVFPHVSFKHRLQMLDHFAECIKQAKGVRQQAVQLNIFTAVLSALKGLAENKSTLGPEEVRKSALALVMGALDNPNPILRCAAGEALGRMAQVVGEATFIARMAQTSFDKLKSARDVVSRTGHSLALGCLHRYVGGIGSGQHLKTSVSILLALAQDGSSHEVQTWALHSLALIVDSSGPMYRGYVEPTLSLVLTLLLTVPPSHTEVHQCLGRCLGALITTVGPELQGNGATISTIRSSCLVGCAIMQDHSDSLVQAAAISCLQQLHMFAPRHVNLSSLVPCLCVHLCSSHLLLRRAAVACLRQLAQREAAEVCEYAMSLAKRAGDSKDSTAINLNITETGLEGVLFGMLDRETDRKLCSDIHDTLGHMLSSLAVEKLSHWLKLCKDVLAATTDVGGAVVFEVQKDEEDSEKKDEMDDDTMFTGLGEDDKSKPSVAPRWVTRVFAADCLCRIILLCENADKTHFDLAAARSAQAKNVKGDLLVLHLSDLIRMAFMAATDHSNQLRMAGLQALEDIIKKFASVPEPEFPGHVILEQYQANVGAALRPAFSPDTPSDITAKACQVCSTWIGSGVVSDLNDLRRVHNLLVSSLDKVQAGKGSSSQLYSESATTMEKLAVLKAWAEVYVVAMKIKKEAESKPAKPVRSGDDDEDEEDLGTDVLPPDSLITLVQPELPSLSRLWLAMLRDYALLTLPAEFSSQLPPDGGAFYTPETIDTARLHYRSSWAPVLHAVALWLNSTGFGAGVGQEEVSSAPSKPPGLPQGGSTTIKTFEESVKDRMHLMLGVSIEFLCFPRPEEPIEHVMSCLRALCTLLETPCAKTHIADDQLLAVELLNVLHRLLLTRDPPAVQLQVTAVVQETIRAAHDHLQRQKTAKGKEEDGEKDSQASLGEGGDTGELVPGKSLVFAAMELLVFILVRHLPQLNTRVKESPSHVPLRPQRLPEKSARLVANAVSILAELPSLCSPAGSMTILPTVLFLVTGVLKETAVKTPDNSVPVPVAAALQSIKTIFTSPIARMESVQTQWTSLVRSSLASVLEYSQPDESRPDMDEVSMLTAITLFLLSASSELVGVTVLQKGCMDHFRNALNSSDPWVQARCYQLLLSVFQHSSRALSTPYIHALAPLMVEKLKAVERSRPGTAAELQAVQEGIRVLENLVGMGEDQNRVQLLALLVPTLVSYLLDENSISSAPQVSKGLHEFALQNLMRIGPLYPAAFKIVIGAAPELKTRLESAIRANQASSKAKAAARQAQPAVQAAPTIKLKTSFF, translated from the exons ATGGAGCTGGCTCACAGTCTCCTGCTTAATGAAGATGCTTTGGCCCAGATCACCGAAGCAAAAAGGCCCGTCTTCATCTTCGAATGGCTCcggtttttggataaagtgcTTGTGGCAGCAAATAAG GTGGATGTAaaagagaagcagaagaagCTGGTGGAACAGCTGACGGGACTAATCAGCAGCGCTCCGGGACCACCGACTAGAAAACTCCTGGCCAAAAACCTTGCTACGCTCTACAGCATTGGTGACACCTTCACTGTTTTCCAGACTCTTGATAAATGCAATGACATCATCAAAAGCAAGGATGACACACCTGCATACTTGCCAACAAAACT TGCTGCAGTGGCATGTGTTGGGGCTTTTTATGAGAAGATGGGGAGGATGCTGGGAAGCTCCTTTCCAGATACCATCAATAATCTTTTAAAGGCATTAAAGAGTGCAGAG TCACAAGGTAGAGGAGAGATCCTTCTGAGTCTGCAGAAGGTGCTCAGCGGACTGGGTGGAGCTGCAGCTTCTTGTCACAGAGACATCTACAAGAATGCTCGCTCTCTGCTTACAGACAGGTCCATGGCTGTACGCTGTGCAGTAGCAAAG TGCCTGTTGGAGCTACAAAATGAGGCCGTATTCATGTGGACCACTGAACTGGAGAACGTCGCTACTTTGTGTTTCAAGTCCTTGGAAGGGTCTAACTATGGCGTTCGGGTAGCCGTAGCGAAACTGCTGGGGACGGTTATGGCCACGGCCCTGATGCCCAAACAAGCAGCTG TGATGCGTCAGAATGTAAAGCGAGCCACTCTGGAGGAGGTGCTGGAGCTGATGGCCACAGGCTTTCTGCGCGGTGGATCTGGCTTCCTGAAGAGCGGAGGAGAGATGTTGAAGGGGGGAGGCTCTGTCAGCAGGGAGGTGCGGGTGGGCGTCACACAG GCATACGTTGTGTTTGTGACAACACTTGGCGGTCAGTGGCTTGAGCGCAACTTTGCCACGTTCCTGTCGCACGTGTTGGACCTAGTGTCTCACCCTCGGGCCACGCAGACTCACGTTGAGGCTGTGTACTCGCGCCGCTGCGTCTCCTTCATGCTGCGCGCCACCTTGGGGGGCTTGCTTGGAGAGAAAGCACAAATCGCAGCCGGCAAAGAAATCTGCCAAGCCATCAGCAAGCAAATGAGGGCTGTGGGTAAGGAGGATGGGGGGGAAATATCACGGTTCAGAGCATTACAGA AGGCAGTAGTGAATGATATCAGTGGGGAGAACAAGGCAGGGGCAGGTGATGTCTCTGCCAGCCAGCATGTTATGGTGTGTGCTTTAAAAGAGCTGGGCAGTTTGGTTCAGAGTTTGAGTGCCACAGCTTCACCACTCATCCAGGAGCCTTCTGTAG GACTCCTTGAAACCGTGACCTCAGTGCTGCTGCACCCAAGCATGGCAGCACGTTTGGCAGCTGCATGGTGCTTGCGTTGCGTCGCCGTTGCGCTACCCTATCAGCTCACCCCTCTGCTGGACCGCTGTGCTGAGAGaatcaacaacctgaagagtTCGCCTGAGGCTGTAAGCGGTTACAGCTTTGCGATGGCTGCTCTGCTGGGAGGCGTGCACCAGTGTCCACTGGGTATCCCCCACACCAAGGGCAAG TTGGTGGTGAGTATAGCTGAAGACCTTCTGCGAACAGCTGCTCAGAACAGCCGTCTGTCCCTGCAGCGCACGCAGGCTGGATGGCTTCTGCTGGGAGCCCTGATGACTTTGG GTCCCTCCCTTGTGCGCTATCATCTCcccaaaatgctgctgctgtggaggaACGTGTTTCCTCGCTCCCAGAAGGAGCTGGAAGCCGAAAAAGCCAGAGGAGACTCCTTCACCTGGCAGGTCACCCTGGAGGGCAGAGCTGGAGCACTGTGTG CCATGCGTAGTTTCGTGGCCCACTGCCCCGAGCTTCTCACAGAAGACGTAATCCGCAGGCTGATGACTCCTATCGAATGTGCCATGACTATGATGTCTCA tgtCCCTGCCATCATTAAGGTACATGGAGCCCACCTGAAAGCAAGTGCAGCTATGGTGAGGCTCCGGTTGTACGACATCTTGGCTCTCTTGCCTCCAAAAACTTACGAAG GCAGCTTCAATGCTCTCCTGAGAGAACTGGTAGCAGAGTTTACTTTGACCGACAACTCGGCCAACACTACCACGTCTTTGCTGCGCTCTCTGTGTCACTATGACGACAGCGTGCTCATGGGCTCGTGGCTACAGGAGACCGACCACAAGTCCATAGAGGATCAG TTGCAGCCCAACAGCGCGTCTGGCAGCGGAGCTCTGGAGCACGATCCCTCCTCGATCTACCTGCGCGTCCCCGTAGGCGAGGCCATCCCAGGACCTCTCCCTTTGGGTGTGTCGGTTATCGATGCTTCAGTGGCTCTGTTTGGTGTGGTGTTCCCTCATGTCTCCTTCAAACACAG GCTGCAGATGTTAGACCACTTTGCAGAATGCATAAAGCAGGCTAAAGGAGTTCGACAGCAAGCCGTCCAACTCAACATCTTTACTGCAGTCCTTTCTGCCCTCAAG GGTTTGGCTGAGAATAAGAGCACTCTTGGGCCTGAGGAGGTGCGTAAATCAGCTCTGGCCCTGGTGATGGGAGCTTTGGACAACCCTAATCCCATCCTGCGCTGTGCTGCTGGAGAGGCCCTGGGGAGGATGGCTCAGGTGGTCGGAGAGGCAACCTTCATTGCCAGAATGGCGCAGACCAGTTTTGATAA GCTGAAGTCAGCTCGTGATGTAGTTTCAAGGACGGGCCATTCACTGGCTCTCGGCTGTCTGCATCGATATGTTGGAGGAATTGGCTCTGGCCAGCACTTAAAGACCAGTGTCAGCATCTTGTTGGCTCTAGCCCAGGATGGCTCTTCACATGAAGTCCAG ACTTGGGCTCTGCACTCTCTGGCTCTAATTGTGGATTCAAGTGGTCCCATGTACAGAGGCTATGTGGAGCCTACACTGTCTCTGGTGCTCACCCTGCTCCTCACTGTGCCCCCGTCTCACACAGAGGTTCACCAGTGTCTGGGCCGCTGCCTGGGAGCTCTAATCACTACTGTGGGACCAGAGTTGCAGG GAAATGGAGCCACTATTTCCACCATCCGCTCGTCCTGCCTGGTTGGTTGTGCCATAATGCAGGACCACTCAGACTCTCTTGTGCAGGCAGCTGCTATCTCATGTTTGCAGCAGCTGCATATGTTTGCTCCACGACACGTTAACCTGTCCAGCTTGGTGCCGTGTctctgt GTGCACCTGTGCAGCTCTCACCTGTTGCTGCGTCGTGCTGCAGTGGCCTGCCTGAGACAGCTTGctcagagagaagctgcagaggtcTGCGAGTACGCCATGAGCCTGGCAAAGAGAGCAGGAGACAGCAAAGACAGCACTGCAATCA ATCTAAACATCACAGAGACTGGTCTGGAGGGCGTTCTGTTTGGCATGCTGGATCGGGAGACGGACAGGAAGCTATGCTCAGACATCCATGACACACTCGGCCACATGCTGTCGTCTTTGGCCGTAGAAAAACTTTCCCATTGGCTGAAACTCTGCAAGGATGTTCTTGCAGCAACTACAG ATGTAGGGGGCGCTGTTGTGTTTGAGGTGCAAAAGGACGAGGAAGACTCGGAGAAAAAAGACGAGATGGACGATGACACAATGTTCACGGGTCTGGGCGAAGACGACAAATCGAAGCCATCTGTGGCGCCGCGCTGGGTCACACGGGTGTTTGCAGCAGACTGTTTGTGCCGCATCATCCTGCTGTGTGAGAATGCAGACAAAACACACTTTGACCTGGCAGCTGCTCGTTCAGCGCAGGCCAAGAATGTGAAAG GAGATCTGCTGGTGCTCCATTTATCTGACCTCATCCGCATGGCTTTCATGGCAGCCACAGACCACAGCAACCAGCTGAGGATGGCTGGCCTGCAGGCCTTGGAAGACATCATTAAAAAGTTTGCGTCCGTACCAGAGCCCGAGTTCCCGGGGCACGTTATCCTGGAACAGTACCAGGCCAAT GTTGGAGCTGCTCTCAGACCTGCGTTTTCACCTGACACGCCGTCCGACATTACAGCAAAGGCATGCCAG GTGTGCAGTACGTGGATCGGCAGTGGCGTTGTCAGTGACCTCAACGACCTGCGGCGAGTCCACAACCTGCTTGTGTCGTCGCTGGACAAGGTGCAGGCTGGGAAAGGCTCGTCCAGTCAGCTGTATAGTGAGAGCGCTACCACGATGGAGAAACTGGCAGTGCTGAAGGCGTGGGCTGAG GTCTATGTGGTGGCAATGAAGATCAAAAAAGAGGCTGAGTCTAAACCTGCAAAACCAGTCAGAAGTGGAGATGACGACGAGGATGAGGAGGATCTGGGAACTGACGTGCTTCCCCCTGACAGTCTTATCACCCTGGTGCAGCCAGAGCTGCCCTCACTAAGCCGCCTGTGGCTGGCCATGCTGCGAGACTATGCTCTGCTCACTCTGCCTGCTGAGTTTTCCAGTCAGCTGCCCCCTGATG GCGGAGCATTTTATACCCCGGAGACCATAGATACAGCAAGGCTCCACTACCGAAGCTCCTGGGCTCCTGTCCTGCATGCTGTAGCCCTGTGGCTGAACAGCACTGGGTTTGGAGCAGGTGTAGGTCAGGAGGAGGTCTCATCAGCTCCCTCCAAGCCTCCTGGCCTCCCCCAGGGAGGCTCCACCACTATAAAGACCTTTGAGGAGTCTGTCAAAGACAGGATGCATCTAATGTTAG GTGTCAGTATAGAGTTTCTCTGCTTTCCCCGCCCTGAAGAGCCTATTGAACATGTGATGTCGTGCCTGCGGGCCCTGTGCACTCTGCTCGAGACTCCTTGTGCTAAAACACATATTGCAGATGACCAG CTGCTGGCTGTGGAGCTCCTGAACGTGCTTCACAGGCTTCTGTTGACCCGGGATCCACCTGCTGTCCAGCTTCAGGTCACTGCTGTTGTCCAGGAGACCATCAGGGCTGCACATGACCATCTACAGcgacagaaaacagcaaaag GCAAAGAGGAAGATGGCGAGAAAGACTCTCAGGCCAGCCTTGGAGAAGGAGGAGACACAGGGGAGCTCGTCCCCGGCAAGTCTCTGGTGTTCGCCGCCATGGAGCTGCTCGTGTTCATCCTGGTCCGCCACTTACCCCAGCTTAATACACGTGTGAAGGAGTCGCCCAGCCATGTGCCACTCAGGCCTCAGCGACTACCCGAAAAAAGTGCCCGCCTGGTGGCAAACGCAGTTTCCATCCTGGCAGAGCTGCCCTCGCTCTGCTCTCCAGCTG GAAGCATGACCATCCTACCTACAGTGCTTTTCCTCGTCACCGGAGTTCTGAAGGAAACTGCAGTAAAGACTCCTGACAACTCGGTGCCAGTGCCTGTGGCAGCTGCCCTCCAGAGCATTAAGACCATCTTCACCTCCCCAATAGCCCGGATGGAGAGCGTGCAGACGCAGTGGACCAGCCTTGTGAGGAGCAGCCTGGCATCTGTACTTGAGTATTCGCAGCCAG atgagtCCAGGCCTGACATGGATGAGGTCAGTATGCTGACAGCGATCACACTCTTCCTGCTGTCAGCCAGCAGTGAGCTTGTAGGAGTGACTGTCCTGCAAAAGGGCTGCATGGACCACTTCCGAAATGCCCTCAACTCTAGTGACCCCTGG GTTCAGGCTCGGTGTTACCAGCTGCTGTTGTCGGTGTTTCAACACTCCAGCCGTGCCCTCTCTACTCCCTACATACACGCTCTGGCTCCACTCATGGTGGAGAAGCTGAAGGCAGTGGAGCGCAGCCGCCCAGGGACGGCTGCTGAGCTGCAGGCTGTGCAGGAGGGAATCAGGGTCCTGGAGAATCTGGTCGGCATGGGTGAAGACCAAAACC GGGTGCAGCTGCTCGCTCTCCTTGTACCGACTCTCGTCTCTTACCTTTTGGATGAAAATTCCATCTCCTCTGCACCCCAAGTCTCCAAAGGCCTGCACGAGTTTGCACTTCAGAACTTGATGCGGATCGGCCCCCTCTATCCGGCTGCCTTCAAGATAGTGATTGGAGCGGCACCTGAGCTGAAAACCCGTCTGGAATCTGCTATACGGGCCAACCAGGCCAGCAGCAAAGCCAAAGCTGCAGCCAGGCAAGCTCAGCCAGCAGTGCAAGCTGCACCAACCATTAAACTCAAGACGAGCTTCTTCTGA